The following are encoded together in the Bradyrhizobium sp. CCGUVB1N3 genome:
- a CDS encoding VOC family protein: MSPNPAVNPGTRIGHVHLKVADLDRALGFYCGVLGFELMQRMGSGAAFISAGGYHHHIGLNTWESKGGSPPPQGTTGLYHTAILYPTRPALADALYRVLSAGIALDGASDHGVSEALYLRDPDENGVELYWDRPKEQWPLTPDGKLAMFTRRLDLEDLLKQREA, translated from the coding sequence ATGTCGCCAAATCCAGCCGTCAATCCCGGCACCCGCATCGGCCACGTTCACCTCAAGGTCGCCGATCTCGACCGTGCGCTCGGCTTCTATTGCGGTGTGCTCGGCTTTGAGCTGATGCAGCGCATGGGCTCTGGCGCGGCCTTCATCTCCGCCGGAGGCTATCACCATCACATCGGCCTCAATACCTGGGAGAGCAAAGGCGGCTCGCCGCCGCCGCAGGGCACGACTGGGCTCTATCACACCGCGATCCTCTATCCGACGCGGCCGGCACTGGCCGATGCGCTGTATCGCGTGCTCTCGGCCGGCATCGCGCTGGACGGTGCGAGCGACCACGGCGTGTCCGAGGCGCTCTATCTGCGCGATCCCGACGAGAACGGCGTCGAACTCTATTGGGACCGGCCGAAAGAGCAATGGCCGCTCACGCCGGACGGCAAGCTTGCGATGTTTACGCGGCGGCTGGATCTCGAGGACTTGCTGAAGCAGCGCGAGGCGTGA
- a CDS encoding carboxymuconolactone decarboxylase family protein, with product MRLKLLSPGEMSDDQRQTYDEAIAGKRGKPPAPMMAWLNSPEMARHATRLGEVMRFNTVFPAKLSEIAILVTARHWTSHYEWYAHKRLALQGGMKPEIIDAIRDRRTPEFDDPRGKMIYDVAKSLHEAHGLAKGLYDEAVALLGERGLVEVIGLCGYYTLVSMTLNSFEFGLPEGEVSELS from the coding sequence ATGCGCCTAAAACTACTTTCGCCTGGCGAAATGAGCGACGACCAGCGGCAGACCTATGACGAGGCGATTGCCGGAAAACGCGGCAAGCCGCCGGCGCCGATGATGGCCTGGCTCAACAGCCCGGAGATGGCGCGCCACGCGACGCGGCTCGGCGAGGTCATGCGCTTCAACACCGTATTTCCCGCAAAGCTCTCGGAGATCGCAATTCTCGTGACGGCGCGGCACTGGACCTCGCATTACGAATGGTACGCGCATAAGCGCCTGGCCCTTCAGGGCGGCATGAAGCCAGAGATTATCGACGCGATCCGCGACCGCCGCACGCCGGAGTTCGACGATCCCAGGGGCAAGATGATCTACGACGTCGCAAAATCGCTGCATGAGGCCCATGGGCTGGCGAAGGGCCTCTACGACGAGGCCGTCGCGCTGCTCGGCGAGCGCGGGCTCGTCGAGGTGATCGGCCTGTGCGGCTACTACACGCTGGTGTCGATGACCCTGAACAGCTTTGAGTTCGGCCTGCCGGAGGGCGAGGTGTCGGAGCTGAGCTAA